In Candidatus Alcyoniella australis, the genomic stretch ACTACCTACGGCGACATCGCCCGCGACCTGGGCAGGCCCCAAGCGGCCAGGGCGGTGGGCGGCGCACTGGGGCGCAACCCGCTGCCGGTGCTCGTGCCTTGCCATCGCGTGCTGGCCGCCGACGGATCGATCGGCGGATTCTCGGCAATCGAGGGTCCGCAGCTCAAGCGCCGGATGCTCCAGATCGAGGCCCGCGCGCATCGCCGCTGAACCGGACGCTGCCTTGACCGTCGGGGCATCGGCATACTATCGTCCTACAATTAGAGAGCCTCAAACAGTAGGGGATTCCCATGCGCCGCTTCGTCTATCTTGTCGCATTTATCGTCGTGCTCGGGTTTACGTCGACGGCCTGGGCCACGACCATCGGCGGCCTGGGCTACAACGTGGGCACGCTGAACATCTCGGCCGACGTGGGAGTGGGGATTTTCCAGCGCG encodes the following:
- a CDS encoding MGMT family protein; the encoded protein is TTYGDIARDLGRPQAARAVGGALGRNPLPVLVPCHRVLAADGSIGGFSAIEGPQLKRRMLQIEARAHRR